The sequence ACTTACTGTTAAAATAATGGAAcctttcacagtgttttctGCTAAAGAGACTCTATAGACAGATTCGCTGAAAACTGGAGCGTTGTCATTTGCATCAAGAACAACAACGTTTATCTTTATGGTGCTCGTTTTTTGGGGACTGCCGCCATCAAACGCCGTTAACACTAGTTGGTGTTCCCCCTGCCTTTCTCTGTCTAGAGGGTTCTGCAAAATCATCTCAACTAGTTTTGTGCCATCAGAATGAGAAGGTATTTTAAGGCTAAAAAAATCGGTTGGATGAAGCTTATAAGTCTGCAGTGAATTTTGACCTACATCAGGATCCTTAGCGCTGTCAAGCGAAAAACGAGCTCCAGGAAGTGCTAATTCACTTATTTGaaaattgatttctttttttgtaaatgcagGAGCATTATCGTTTATATCTAAGATTTCTACATCAATTCCATGGCGATCCATAGGGTTATCAAGAATAATTTGAAAATGTAAAGAGCATGGAGACACCTGAGCGCACAGCTCCTCTCTATCTATTCTGTCTCTCACGATCAGAGTGCCTTTATCCACATTCAGACCGATGTACTCACGACTGTCCTCCGTAAAGATACGCGCTCGACCAGATTTCAGTCTCTTAATATCCAAACCCAGATCCTGAACGGCATTTCCCACCACAGATCCCTTGTTCATTTCCTCGGGAATAGAATAACGGACCTGGCCGTGCCCAACGGCCatgaaaaaagcaaacaaaacaagaagCCGCACTCGCCATGTTGAAATCCAGACGGAGAAACGATTTGTCCATGGACCAAAAAGACAAAGCACATCCATATTCGAATTATTGCATTCCTGCTCTGATACGAGAAGAATGTTTCACAGGTCTAaggagcaaaaacaaaatattcgCCCTTAGACAATGGCAATGGCAGCCTGTCTATACGCATTCGACAAAAATACCAAATGAGCTGAAGTTCTTCATTCTGTCTGGTAACGCCTCAAAGAGAGAGCCTTTGTTTCAGATCAGCACACACTAACCAACAGCGGCACTTAGAGGAATAACGAATCATTACAAAATCAGATAGCATGTAACAAGAATTATCGATGCAagacttaaaataaaattttaaggTTAATGGAACTTTCAAACTAggatacaaataaatattaaatctttGATGCAGTCCTATTTAAAGAACTTTAAATAAACCCACATGTGGTAAagttagaaataaaacaatataaaaacaaatacgaCTTCTTGAAAAGTATCGTTAACTTACACGCATACTAGTACACACCCactacgcacacatacacacacacaggtctggtCTGTTGAATGTCGTTAAAACAATTCCCAGGTAAGGAAAACTGTTGTAGTGAAATGgtaaaattttaataatttaataataataataataataataataataataataatgataataataataataataataataataattattattattattattattattattattattattattattattattatacataattATAGATTAATcttgtaattaaattatttacagtttAACAAAAGCTAATCTGTCAGTAATGCAAAAAAAGTCCTAAAACTCACCTGATGATCTGAGACAGCAGTAGGTTTCCCCATATGAGCATGCGTAAGAGTCTGTGTACCACTAGTGTCCAGACTGACGGCGCTCTCACTAGGAGGTCTGGCGAATTTCAGATCACTCTTTCTAGAGTCAGCCGTACTGTAAGACTCGTAATTGTACATATGCTGTAAAGTTCCTGTTCCCCCTGCGTCTGCGTAAAGGGGTGGATAATACGGAATGACTGGCAGATTGGCACCGGATTTGTAAAACATCCGCTCACGTCTCCATCTGTAGCATTTCACTGATAGTATAGTTATGATGGACACgataaagagaaaagaaactaCAGCCAAGGCCAAAACTAGATAAAATGTCAGGTTGTCGTTGTATTCTTTCTCGTGCATAAAGTCAGTGAACTCGGAGAGCACTTCAGGGAAAGTGTCCGCCACCGCCACGTTAACATTGACTGTAGCTGAACGAGAGGGCTGTCCGTTGTCCTCCACTACAACAGTGAGCTTCTGTTTCACAGCATCTTTATCAGTGACTTGGCGCACAGTTCTTATTTCTCCATTCTGTAAGCCCACTTCAAACAGCGCTCTGTCTGTCGCTTTGTGTAGTTTGTATGAGAGCCATGCATTCTGTCCTGAGTCCACATCCACAGCCACCACTTTAGTGACAAGATATCCCACATCTGCTGAACGAGGCACCATTTCAGCCACCAGAGAGCCACCAGTTTGTACTGGATACAGAATCTGAGGCGCGTTGTCATTCTGGTCCTGAATAATAATTTTCACACTCACGTTGCTACTGAGAGGCGGGTTGCCTCCGTCCTGCGCTTTTACGCGAATATTAAACTCTTTTGTTTGCTCGTAATCAAAAGACCGAATAGCAAGAATCTCTCCGCTCTCTGCGTTAACTGAAATATAAGACGAAGCAGAAACTCCGTTTACAGAAAGATCTtctaaaaaataagaaatgcgCGCATTATTCCCGGAGTCTCTGTCAGTTGCTGTCACTGCAAATATAGACACTCCAGGTGAATTATTTTCCATCACATAAGCGGTGTATGAGTGACGCTGGAAAACAGGGGGGTTGTCGTTCACGTCAGAAATTTTAAGCGTTAGGGTTTTATTAGTAGAAAAAGAGGGTGAACCTTCATCTGTAGCTGTGATTGTAATGTAGTATTCAGCTACTTTTTCGCGATCTAAAAGCTGATTAGTGAGTAAATTATAGATATTCGATGAAGACGATTTAATTTTGAAGGGCAAATTTGAATCTAATGCACATTTAATTTGCCCGTTTTTCCCCGAATCTAAATCTTTGATGTTGATCATAGCTATCATAGTCTCCGGGGGAGAGTCTTCTAAAATCGGGTTTGAGAACGAAATTACACTTATAACAGGGACATTATCATTCACATCAGTAATTTCAATGTCTACCTTACTCGTGTCTGTTAATCCACCCCTGTCAGTGGCTTCCACGTATACATCATACTTTTTCGTTTCTTCAAAATCCAATAAACCGCGTAATGAAATAGCCCCTGTTACACTATTAATATCGAAAAGGTCTAATATGCTATCACTGCTCTGAGAAAAGGAGTACGTTATTTCTCCATTTGTTCCCTGGTCCGCATCGATAGCACGTACTCTTAAAATAATAGAACCTTTCGAAGTGTTTTCTGCTAAAGAGACTCTATAGACAGATTCGCTGAAAACTGGAGCGTTGTCATTTGCATCAAGAACAACAACGTTTATCTTTATGGTGCTCGTTTTTTGGGGACTGCCGCCATCAAACGCCGTTAACACTAGTTGGTGTTCCCCCTGCCTTTCTCTGTCTAGAGGGTTCTGCAAAATCATTTCAACTAGTTTTGTGCCATCAGAATGAGAAGGTATTTTAAGGCTGAAAAAATTGGTTGGATGAAGCTTATAAGTCTGCAGTGAATTTTGACCTACATCAGGATCCTTAGCGCTGTCAAGCGAAAAACGAGCTCCAGGAAGTGCTGATTCACTTATTTGaaaatttatttcctttttagcAAACGCAGGAGCATTATCGTTTATATCTAAGATTTCTACATCAATTCCATGACGTTCCATAGGGTTATCAAGAATAATCTGAAAATGTAAAGAGCATGGAGACACCTGAGCGCACAGCTTCTCTCTATCTATTCTGTCTCTCACGATCAGAGTGCCTTTATCCACATTCAGACCGATGTACTCACGACTGTCCTCCGTAAAGATACGCGCTCGACCAGATTTCAGTCTCTTAATATCCAAACCCAGATCCTGAACGACATTTCCCACCACAGATCCCTTGTTCATCTCCTCGGGAATAGAATAACGGACCTGGCCGTGCCCAACGGCCatgaaaaaagcaaacaaaacaagaagCCGCACTCGCCATGTTGAAATCCAGACGGAGAAACGATTTGTCCATGGACCAAAAAGACAAAGCACATCCATATTCGAATTATTGCATTCCTGCTCTGATATGAGAATAATGTTTCATAAGTCTAaggagcaaaaacaaaatattcgCCCTTAGACAATGGCAATGGCAGCCTGTCTATACGCATTCGACAAAAATACCAAATGAGCTGAAGTTCTTCATTCTGTCTGGTAACGCCTCAAAGAGAGAGCCTTTGTTTCAGATCAGCACACACTAACCAACAGCGGCACTTAGAGGAATAACGAATCATTACAAAATCAGATAGCATGTAACAAGAATTATCGATGCAATGGAACTTTCAAACTAggatacaaataaatattaaatctttGATGCAGTCCTATTTAAAGAACTTTAAATAAACCCACATGTGGTAAagttagaaataaaacaatataaaaacaaatgcgACTTCTTGAAAAGTATCGTTAACTTACACGCATACTAGTACACACCCActaagcacacatacacacacaggtctggTCTGTTGAATGTCGTTAAAACAACTccctaattattattattattattattattattattattattattattattattattattattattattattattattaggcgTTACCAGACAGAACTACATCAAGAATTACATcttgtaattaaattatttacagtttAACAAAAGCTAATCTGTCAGGAACGCAAAAAAGTCCTAAAACTCACCTGATGATCAGAGACAGCAGTAGGTTTCCCCATATGAGCATGCGTAAGAGTCTGTGTTCCACTAGTGTCCAGGCTGACGGCGCTCTCACTAGGAGGTCTGGCGAATTTCATATTACTCTTTCTAGAGTCAGCCGTACTGTAAGACTCGTAATTGTACATATGCTGTAAAGTTCCTGTTCCCCCTACGTCTGCGTAAAGGGGTGGATAATACGGAATAACTGGCAGATTGGCACCGGATTTGTAAAACATCCGCTCACGTCTCCATCTGTAGCATTTCACTGATAGTATAGCTATGATGGACAGgataaagagaaaagaaactaCAGCCAAGGCCAAAACTAGATAAAATGTCAGGTTGTCGTTGTATTCTTTCTCGTGCATAAAGTCAGTGAACTCGGAGAGCACTTCAGGGAAAGTGTCCGCCACCGCCACGTTAACATTGACTGTAGCTGAACGAGAGGGCTGTCCGTTGTCCTCCACTACAACAGTGAGCTTCTGTTTCACAGCATCTTTATCAGTGACTTGGCGTACAGTTCTTATTTCTCCATTCTGTAAACCCACTTCAAACAGCGCTCTGTCTGTCGCTTTGTGTAGTTTGTATGAGAGCCATGCATTTTGTCCTGAGTCCACATCCACAGCCACCACTTTAGTGACAAGATATCCCACATCTGCTGAACGAGGCACCATTTCAGCCACCACAGAGCCACCAGTTTGTATTGGATACAGAATCTGAGGCGCGTTGTCATTCTGGTCCTGTATACCAATTTTCACACTCACATTACTACTAAGAGGCGGATTGCCCCCATCCTGCGCTTTGATAcgaaaattaaaatgtttaatttgctCGTAATCAAAAGATCGCACTGTATGGATAACGCCACTATCAGCACTAACGGAAACGTAAGATGAAACAGGCACTCCATTAACCGAAGTATCTTGAAGTATGTACGAAATACGGGCGTTCTGTTTCGAGTCTGCGTCTCTTGCTTTGACTGTGAATATGTAGAGACCTGGTGTGTTATTTTCTGTAACAAAGGCCTCATATGAGTTCTTCTCAAAAACAGGAGCATTATCATTTACATCTGTTATCTGTAAAAAGAGTGTAACGCTACTGGAGAGCGACGGAGATCCTTCATCAGCACACATTACAGTGATGTTatactcatactctctctccctgtctaaATCACTAACAGTAATAATGCTGTAGAATCCTGAACCGGTTGATTTGATTTCAAAGGGAAGATTTTCAGTAATGGTGCATATCACTTGTCCATTTTCTCCAGCGTCTCGATCGTTTACGCTTATCATCGCTACAGCAGTATTTGGCGAAGAGTTTTCATTCACTAAATTAGATCTCGATATTATATTAATGATTGGAGGGTTGTCATTTATATCAATCACATCTACAAGTATTTTACTGGAATCAGACAATCCACCATTATCTATGGCCTCAATATCAATTTGATAATTTGATGCTTTTTCATAGTCAGCTTCACCAAGCAAAATTACATCACCGTTTTCGGTTATTCGGAATAATTCCGATACGGCATCAGTATTAGATATTACATAATTAACGTGTCCATTCAATCCCTTGTCTTCATCGGACGCACTGACCCTGGTTACTAATGATCCTTTAGCAGAATTCTCCATTACTACAGCTTTATACATTGCTTTTGTAAAAACAGGCGCATTGTCATTCGCATCAAGGACAGAAATATGGACATGAAATGTTCCTGACATCTGCGGTTCGCCGCCATCTATGGCTGTTAACATCAAGGACACATTTTCCTGATTTTCCCGATCGAGGGTTTTTTGTAAAACCATTTCAACCTTTCTGCTTCCATCACTTTGACTCTcaagttttaaattaaaattattcttTGGTGTTAAAGTGTATGTCTGTAGGCTGTTAGTACCTATGTCTGCGTCTATCGCTTTCTCTAGTACAAATTTCGACCCAACAATCGCAGACTCACTTATTTCAAAGCGTTTCTCGTTATTTTTAAAGCGAGGAGCATTGTCGTTTATATCTGTTATTTCAACTGTAACACTAAACAGCTCCATGGGATTTTCCAATGTAATTTGAAAATGCAGAGCACAAGGCGTTGTCTGTCCGCACAGTGACTCCCGGTCTATTCGCTCTTTAACGAGCAACACTCCCCTTTCTTTATTCAGCTCGATGTATTCAGCGTTGTCACCCGTATAAATACGAGCTTTACCTAATTTCAGTCTTTGTCTGTCTAAACCCAAGTCCTGGGCAATGTTACCAACTAAAGAGCCTTTTGGCATTTCCTCAGGAATTGAGTAACTGACCTGTCCGTACACTGCCCTGAAAATGAAGATCCAAATAAATATCAGTTCTTGCAGCGCCATTGCTCTGTTTGGCATTTTCCTCGGCGAAATCCAAATAGATTCAGGGTATAGCAAATCCAACAATCTGTGAATCCAGCGTAAAATTCCAACTGAAAATATCCACACCTGCCTGTAAAATAGACAATGTCTATATAGATTAATCTAATTATTCAAAAATCGTATTTTTCCACGATTGTTTCCGCTTCATCTGAGTGATACCAACGCACTGcactctcctctttctctctgttgtgaTTGGATGTGAATGCACTGCTAGCAATTTTGCAAGCTGTATGCAAGACACTGGCCAACAGCGGCACTTGGAGTTTATAATGATGTATTAAACAAAActttaaaatctaaataatgGGCATCTGTTTATGGATAAAACAgtaatgaacacaaatcccgtTTAATTGTAATAATACAGCAATAGACATAGAACAGCATATACAACACAAAGACAATGCTTTATAAGGAAGCGACCAGTTGACCGACCAGAGATGTAAAACAAGTGTGTCTTGCAACTTTCTGTAATGCAAAAGCAAGTCAATCAACAAAACGCAAGCTTGTATGAACATTTTAGCATCTTGGTCAAAGACAGTTGCAGTCCAATGAACAAAAAGGTGTAGTGCACTTAATTTTTCACACACATTGAAACGATCCATGGATTTTATATCATGTAGAGATCGAGAAATTATTAAAGTAGACAATGTAGTCTCGAGTATTCGATCGAtagatctctctgtctctatctctctctctctctctctctacatacatacatacatatatatatatacactaccagtctgtgtctatatatctatatatctatatctatatatatatatatatatatatatatatatatatatatatatataccagaaTGCTTATACCGGaacatgtattatttttatttcagcacCCTGGTCAGCGACCATTCAACgaaacttttcatttcattgaatggaatcgctctctctctctctctctctctctctctctctctctctctcactcctatatatatatatatataatagatagatagatagatagatagatagatagatagatagatagatagatagagcaacaAATTTCTAAACCTCACCTGATGATCAGAAACAGGAGTAGGTTTCCCCATATGAGCATGCGTAAGGGTCTGTGTTCCACTAGTGTCCAGACTGATGGCGCTCTCACTAGGAGGTCTGGTGAATTTCATATTACTCTTTTTAGGGTCAGCCGTACTGTAAGACTCGTAATTGTACATATGCTGTAAAGTTCCGGTTCCCCCTACGTCTGCGTAAAGGGGTGGATAATACGGAATGACTGGCAAATTGGCACCGGATTTGTAAAACATCCGCTCACGTCTCCATCTGTAGCATTTCACTGACAGTATAGCTATGATGGACACGATAAACAGAAAAGAAACTACAGCCAAGGCCAAGACTAGATAAAATGTCAGGTTGTCATTGTATTCCTTCTCATGCGTAAAGTCAGTGAACTTGGAGAGCACTTCAGGGAAAGTGTCCGCCACCACCACGTTAACATTGACTGTAGCTGAACGAGAGGGCTGTCCGTTGTCCTCCACTACAACAGTGAGCTTCTGTTTCACAGCATCTTTATCAGTGACTTGGCGCACAGTTCTTATTTCTCCATTCTGTAAGCCCACTTCAAACAGCGCTCTGTCTGCCGCTTTGTGCAGTTTATATGAGAGCCATGCATTCTGTCCTGAGTCCACATCCACAGCCACCACTTTAGTGACAAGATATCCCACATCTGCTGAACGAGGCACCATTTCAGCCACCACAGAGATACCAGTTTGTACTGGATACAGAATCTGAGGCGCGTTGTCATTTTGATCCTGTATATTAATTTTCACAGTAACGTTACTACTTTGAGACGGTGAGCCTGCGTCTTGAGCCTTTACAAGAAATTCTATTGACTTAGTCTGTTCATAATCGACCGAACGTACAGCATGTATAGCACCACTCTCGGCATTTACTGAAATATAAGATGATAGAGGTTCAGCATTGAAGTGACCCTCGATTAACATATAAGAGATTTTCGCATTTTGGTTCCAATCTAAATCTTTTGCTTTGACTGAACATATAGAAACCCCAGGAGAATTGTTTTCCATTAAAGAGACAGAATAAAAACTCTCCTCAAATATTGGTTGGTTGTCATTTACATCGGATATCTTAAGTGTTACTGTTTTTATACTAGAAAGAGGTGGTATTCCCTCATCCACAGCTAAGAATGTAATGTTATACTCATACGTGTTCTCCCTGTCTAATGTTCCATCCGTCAATAAAGTATAATAGTTTTTAAAAGACGATTTTATTGTAAAAGGAATCTTCTCATTTATAGAGCACCTTACTTTTCCATTATTACCGGAATCAAGATCTTTTACATTGACGATGGCTACCGTAACACCACTAGGTGAATCCTCTGAAATAGGACTGGAAAAAGAGGTCAGTGAGATTATAGGGGCGTTGTCATTTACATCAACTACTTCAATCAGTATTTTCGCGGTAGCAATTAAACCACCGTAATCTTTTGCCTGAATAGCAATTTCAAAATATTTATGTTCTTCATAATCAATCAGGCCTGCAACAGTTATCTCACCTGAGTTCTCATTAATTGCAAAAACATCCGAAATGTCGGCGGATATACGATTGAAATGGTAAGTTACACGACCGTATGCGTCCTCATCAGCGTCTGTGGCAGTCACCTTCATTACTGTGGAATCTTTCGGTGCGTTTTCTGGAACAGTAGCTTTAAACTCCTTCTGCGTAAAAACAGGTGCGTTATCATTAGCATCTAACACTGAAATCCGTATTTTAAGCGTGCTAGATCTTTGTGGTTCACCACCATCAACAGCAGTTAATGTAAGCAACACTTtgtcctcttcctctctgtctaaAGGAGAATGCAAATACAACTCAGCGTATTTTTTTCCATCAGGACCAGTCTGTATTTTAAGGTTAAATTTATCTGTCGGGTGTAATGTATATCCCTGAAGCGAATTCTTGCCAATGTCACGGTCTATTGCGCTCTCATGTAAAATAAGTGTACCCGGTTGAGTAGATTCAGATACTTCTAACTGTACCTCCTTTTCTGTAAATGTAGGATAATTATCATTTATGTCAAATATTTCTATCACAACGCTGTGAAGTTGCATTGGATTTGTTATGATTATTTCCAGACTGAGACTGCAGGGTGACGTTTGCCCGCAAAGACGTTCTCTATCTATCCTTTCTCCGACCACCAGAAATCCTTTGTCTAAATCCAGTCCGATGAATTCGCTGCTGTCGCCACTGACAATTCGAGCACCACCCGCTTTCATCCTCCTTGCGTCAAACCCCAAATCTTCGGCCACATTTCCCACAAATGAaccttttttcatttcttctggTATTGAGTAGCGGATTTGTCCTAAAATTACATCTGTAAGGAGGAAGAGCGTCAAGGCATGTAGCTGCGCTTTGGAAGCAAATCCATTCTGTCCAGGACAGAGCGCACTCCCAATGAAAACCGCAGAATCCCCCATAACAAAGAGcaccaagaaaataaaaaagagatgaATAAATTTCCGttggaaaaagaaacaaaaa comes from Hemibagrus wyckioides isolate EC202008001 linkage group LG14, SWU_Hwy_1.0, whole genome shotgun sequence and encodes:
- the LOC131364610 gene encoding protocadherin gamma-A5-like isoform X5, encoding MGDSAVFIGSALCPGQNGFASKAQLHALTLFLLTDVILGQIRYSIPEEMKKGSFVGNVAEDLGFDARRMKAGGARIVSGDSSEFIGLDLDKGFLVVGERIDRERLCGQTSPCSLSLEIIITNPMQLHSVVIEIFDINDNYPTFTEKEVQLEVSESTQPGTLILHESAIDRDIGKNSLQGYTLHPTDKFNLKIQTGPDGKKYAELYLHSPLDREEEDKVLLTLTAVDGGEPQRSSTLKIRISVLDANDNAPVFTQKEFKATVPENAPKDSTVMKVTATDADEDAYGRVTYHFNRISADISDVFAINENSGEITVAGLIDYEEHKYFEIAIQAKDYGGLIATAKILIEVVDVNDNAPIISLTSFSSPISEDSPSGVTVAIVNVKDLDSGNNGKVRCSINEKIPFTIKSSFKNYYTLLTDGTLDRENTYEYNITFLAVDEGIPPLSSIKTVTLKISDVNDNQPIFEESFYSVSLMENNSPGVSICSVKAKDLDWNQNAKISYMLIEGHFNAEPLSSYISVNAESGAIHAVRSVDYEQTKSIEFLVKAQDAGSPSQSSNVTVKINIQDQNDNAPQILYPVQTGISVVAEMVPRSADVGYLVTKVVAVDVDSGQNAWLSYKLHKAADRALFEVGLQNGEIRTVRQVTDKDAVKQKLTVVVEDNGQPSRSATVNVNVVVADTFPEVLSKFTDFTHEKEYNDNLTFYLVLALAVVSFLFIVSIIAILSVKCYRWRRERMFYKSGANLPVIPYYPPLYADVGGTGTLQHMYNYESYSTADPKKSNMKFTRPPSESAISLDTSGTQTLTHAHMGKPTPVSDHQQKPPNADWRFNQNQRPGPSGAAATPEVAMGTGPWPNPPTEAEQLQALMAAANEVSEATNTLGPGTMGLSTRYSPQFTLQHVPDYRQNVYIPGSTATLSANPQQPQQPQQPPQALPAPQVTSAQVEPPKAQTPASKKKITKKEKK
- the LOC131364610 gene encoding protocadherin gamma-A11-like isoform X9, coding for MDVLCLFGPWTNRFSVWISTWRVRLLVLFAFFMAVGHGQVRYSIPEEMNKGSVVGNVVQDLGLDIKRLKSGRARIFTEDSREYIGLNVDKGTLIVRDRIDREKLCAQVSPCSLHFQIILDNPMERHGIDVEILDINDNAPAFAKKEINFQISESALPGARFSLDSAKDPDVGQNSLQTYKLHPTNFFSLKIPSHSDGTKLVEMILQNPLDRERQGEHQLVLTAFDGGSPQKTSTIKINVVVLDANDNAPVFSESVYRVSLAENTSKGSIILRVRAIDADQGTNGEITYSFSQSSDSILDLFDINSVTGAISLRGLLDFEETKKYDVYVEATDRGGLTDTSKVDIEITDVNDNVPVISVISFSNPILEDSPPETMIAMINIKDLDSGKNGQIKCALDSNLPFKIKSSSSNIYNLLTNQLLDREKVAEYYITITATDEGSPSFSTNKTLTLKISDVNDNPPVFQRHSYTAYVMENNSPGVSIFAVTATDRDSGNNARISYFLEDLSVNGVSASSYISVNAESGEILAIRSFDYEQTKEFNIRVKAQDGGNPPLSSNVSVKIIIQDQNDNAPQILYPVQTGGSLVAEMVPRSADVGYLVTKVVAVDVDSGQNAWLSYKLHKATDRALFEVGLQNGEIRTVRQVTDKDAVKQKLTVVVEDNGQPSRSATVNVNVAVADTFPEVLSEFTDFMHEKEYNDNLTFYLVLALAVVSFLFIVSIITILSVKCYRWRRERMFYKSGANLPVIPYYPPLYADAGGTGTLQHMYNYESYSTADSRKSDLKFARPPSESAVSLDTSGTQTLTHAHMGKPTAVSDHQQKPPNADWRFNQNQRPGPSGAAATPEVAMGTGPWPNPPTEAEQLQALMAAANEVSEATNTLGPGTMGLSTRYSPQFTLQHVPDYRQNVYIPGSTATLSANPQQPQQPQQPPQALPAPQVTSAQVEPPKAQTPASKKKITKKEKK
- the LOC131364610 gene encoding protocadherin gamma-A11-like isoform X21; the encoded protein is MPNRAMALQELIFIWIFIFRAVYGQVSYSIPEEMPKGSLVGNIAQDLGLDRQRLKLGKARIYTGDNAEYIELNKERGVLLVKERIDRESLCGQTTPCALHFQITLENPMELFSVTVEITDINDNAPRFKNNEKRFEISESAIVGSKFVLEKAIDADIGTNSLQTYTLTPKNNFNLKLESQSDGSRKVEMVLQKTLDRENQENVSLMLTAIDGGEPQMSGTFHVHISVLDANDNAPVFTKAMYKAVVMENSAKGSLVTRVSASDEDKGLNGHVNYVISNTDAVSELFRITENGDVILLGEADYEKASNYQIDIEAIDNGGLSDSSKILVDVIDINDNPPIINIISRSNLVNENSSPNTAVAMISVNDRDAGENGQVICTITENLPFEIKSTGSGFYSIITVSDLDREREYEYNITVMCADEGSPSLSSSVTLFLQITDVNDNAPVFEKNSYEAFVTENNTPGLYIFTVKARDADSKQNARISYILQDTSVNGVPVSSYVSVSADSGVIHTVRSFDYEQIKHFNFRIKAQDGGNPPLSSNVSVKIGIQDQNDNAPQILYPIQTGGSVVAEMVPRSADVGYLVTKVVAVDVDSGQNAWLSYKLHKATDRALFEVGLQNGEIRTVRQVTDKDAVKQKLTVVVEDNGQPSRSATVNVNVAVADTFPEVLSEFTDFMHEKEYNDNLTFYLVLALAVVSFLFILSIIAILSVKCYRWRRERMFYKSGANLPVIPYYPPLYADVGGTGTLQHMYNYESYSTADSRKSNMKFARPPSESAVSLDTSGTQTLTHAHMGKPTAVSDHQQKPPNADWRFNQNQRPGPSGAAATPEVAMGTGPWPNPPTEAEQLQALMAAANEVSEATNTLGPGTMGLSTRYSPQFTLQHVPDYRQNVYIPGSTATLSANPQQPQQPQQPPQALPAPQVTSAQVEPPKAQTPASKKKITKKEKK